In one window of Syngnathus typhle isolate RoL2023-S1 ecotype Sweden linkage group LG7, RoL_Styp_1.0, whole genome shotgun sequence DNA:
- the tnni2a.2 gene encoding troponin I type 2a (skeletal, fast), tandem duplicate 2, producing the protein MATEKRLSARRKHTLKSCMLVVANNLLEAEATEKAAERQKFLENQCPPMDIPYSGDELRELCKKLREQIDVSEEERYCIEFKLDMVLNEVRDLNIKIVDLRGKFKRPRLKKVRMSADAMLKALLGSKHTVNMDLRANLKQVKKEVKEEDKQLRDVGDWRKNIEDKSDRKKMFDS; encoded by the exons ATGGCCACCGA GAAACGACTGTCGGCCAGACGCAAGCACACTCTGAAG AGTTGCATGCTGGTGGTGGCCAACAACCTCCTGGAGGCCGAGGCTACCGAGAAGGCGGCGGAGCGCCAGAAGTTCCTGGAAAACCAATGTCCCCCCATGGACATTCCCTACTCGGGCGACGAGCTGCGG GAGCTCTGCAAAAAACTCCGCGAGCAGATTGACGTCAGTGAGGAGGAACGCTACTGCATCGAGTTCAAGCTCGACATGGTCCTCAATGAG GTTCGAGACCTGAACATCAAAATTGTGGACCTGAGGGGCAAGTTCAAGAGACCTCGCCTGAAGAAGGTGCGCATGTCGGCCGACGCCATGCTCAAAGCGCTGCTGGGCTCCAAGCACACCGTCAACATGGACCTCAGGGCCAACCTCAAGCAGGTCAAGAAGGAGGTCAAGGAGGAG GACAAGCAGCTCCGCGACGTTGGCGACTGGCGTAAAAACATCGAGGACAAGTCAGACAGGAAGAAGATGTTTGACAGCTAA
- the LOC133157179 gene encoding troponin I, fast skeletal muscle-like, producing the protein MSQKKMSLSRKHHLKSVMLAIAKDHLEQEAREREEQRARYMAQCCPQLVIPNTVQELQELCREIHHKTDVTDEERYDLEVKVRKANKEIDDLKIKVQDVTGKFKKPTLRKVRMSADAMLKALLGSKHTVNMELRASLKQVKKEVKDEVKELRDVVDWRKNIEDKSGMDGRKKMFEGDA; encoded by the exons ATGTCGCA AAAGAAAATGTCTTTGAGTCGCAAACATCACCTCAAG AGTGTGATGCTGGCCATCGCCAAGGATCACCTCGAGCAGGAGGCCCGGGAGCGAGAGGAGCAGCGGGCACGCTACATGGCTCAGTGCTGCCCCCAGCTGGTGATTCCCAACACCGTGCAAGAGCTACAG GAGCTGTGCAGGGAGATTCACCACAAGACGGACGTGACGGACGAGGAGCGCTACGACCTTGAGGTGAAGGTCAGAAAGGCTAACAAGGAG ATAGATGACCTGAAGATCAAAGTGCAGGATGTGACGGGCAAGTTCAAGAAGCCCACGCTGAGGAAGGTGCGCATGTCGGCCGACGCCATGCTCAAAGCGCTGCTGGGCTCCAAGCACACCGTCAACATGGAGCTCAGGGCCAGCCTCAAGCAGGTCAAGAAGGAGGTCAAAGACGAG GTCAAAGAGCTGCGCGATGTTGTGGACTGGCGCAAGAACATCGAGGACAAGTCGGGCATGGACGGCAGGAAGAAAATGTTTGAGGGCGACGCCTAG
- the LOC133157173 gene encoding uncharacterized protein LOC133157173 isoform X1 translates to MDARSECDIVAAEKGPSSPIDGRRAAGLVSALHKIFTNHNTLNIQSVSRLECTGSCPDLMMSRREAAEAPPAAPATLTPQLPPRAHHRPLCMSVSSDSSGRFKALDTQEWKNNLKAQMEQAHSAGAARSTGSLERASLFCAAGAPPSKATTGRFSLFSPPWNVSSESDTNPPSRSGSRKLRNYSRRAATGPAGSPDPPEGEGDGGSGGVPRHFEPVISKVTDYIYVGNLNAAYNGRALCRNNIDSIIDMSGAPGQAAPALSLIPCTCSRGARHSWSRLKVDIGDVKQRCFEDINECIHASAGKRKRVLVHCGDGFSLAPTCVIQYLMLKRNMRLMAAYELLRAKYPVNIRECHRNLLVSLERTLRPGDVDPESFKQAISRKVAWT, encoded by the exons ATGGACGCCCGCTCCGAGTGCGACATCGTGGCTGCCGAAAAGGGGCCGAGTAGTCCGATCGATGGACGCCGCGCTG CAGGACTCGTAAGCGCCCTTCACAAGATCTTCACCAACCACAACACCCTCAATATTCAGTCCGTCAGCCGCCTGGAATGTACAG GCTCATGTCCCGATCTGATGATGAGTAGAAGGGAGGCAGCGGAGGCGCCTCCCGCGGCCCCCGCGACCCTTACCCCCCAGCTGCCCCCCCGGGCCCACCATCGGCCCCTCTGCATGTCGGTGTCATCCGACAGCAGTGGACGCTTCAAAGCTCTCGACACGCAGGAATGGAAGAACAACCTCAAAGCTCAG ATGGAGCAGGCCCACAGCGCAGGCGCCGCCAGAAGCACGGGTTCCTTGGAGCGGGCGTCCCTCTTCTGCGCCGCGGGAGCTCCTCCGTCCAAGGCTACCACCGGCCGCTTCTCACTCTTCTCGCCGCCGTGGAACGTCAGTTCCGAGTCGGACACCAACCCGCCGTCTCGCTCCGGGTCGCGGAAACTGCGCAACTACAGCCGGCGAGCGGCCACGGGTCCGGCCGGCTCCCCCGATCCGCCCGAAGGTGAGGGGGACGGTGGCAGCGGCGGCGTCCCGCGGCATTTCGAGCCAGTCATCTCCAAGGTGACGGACTACATCTACGTGGGCAACTTGAACGCGGCGTACAACGGGCGGGCGCTGTGCCGCAACAACATCGACAGCATCATCGACATGAGCGGAGCCCCGGGTCAGGCGGCGCCGGCCctcagcctcatcccctgcacCTGCTCGCGCGGCGCCCGCCACAGCTGGTCCCGCCTCAAGGTGGACATCGGCGACGTCAAGCAGCGCTGCTTCGAGGACATCAACGAGTGCATCCACGCCTCGGCCGGCAAGCGCAAGCGGGTTCTGGTCCACTGCGGGGACGGCTTCTCCCTGGCGCCCACCTGCGTCATCCAGTACCTGATGCTCAAGCGCAACATGAGGCTCATGGCCGCCTACGAGCTGCTCCGGGCCAAATATCCCGTCAACATCCGCGAATGTCACCGCAACCTGCTGGTGAGCCTGGAGAGGACGCTCAGGCCCGGCGACGTGGATCCGGAGAGCTTCAAGCAGGCCATCTCCAGGAAGGTGGCCTGGACCTGA
- the LOC133157173 gene encoding uncharacterized protein LOC133157173 isoform X2 — protein MDARSECDIVAAEKGPSSPIDGRRAGLVSALHKIFTNHNTLNIQSVSRLECTGSCPDLMMSRREAAEAPPAAPATLTPQLPPRAHHRPLCMSVSSDSSGRFKALDTQEWKNNLKAQMEQAHSAGAARSTGSLERASLFCAAGAPPSKATTGRFSLFSPPWNVSSESDTNPPSRSGSRKLRNYSRRAATGPAGSPDPPEGEGDGGSGGVPRHFEPVISKVTDYIYVGNLNAAYNGRALCRNNIDSIIDMSGAPGQAAPALSLIPCTCSRGARHSWSRLKVDIGDVKQRCFEDINECIHASAGKRKRVLVHCGDGFSLAPTCVIQYLMLKRNMRLMAAYELLRAKYPVNIRECHRNLLVSLERTLRPGDVDPESFKQAISRKVAWT, from the exons ATGGACGCCCGCTCCGAGTGCGACATCGTGGCTGCCGAAAAGGGGCCGAGTAGTCCGATCGATGGACGCCGCGCTG GACTCGTAAGCGCCCTTCACAAGATCTTCACCAACCACAACACCCTCAATATTCAGTCCGTCAGCCGCCTGGAATGTACAG GCTCATGTCCCGATCTGATGATGAGTAGAAGGGAGGCAGCGGAGGCGCCTCCCGCGGCCCCCGCGACCCTTACCCCCCAGCTGCCCCCCCGGGCCCACCATCGGCCCCTCTGCATGTCGGTGTCATCCGACAGCAGTGGACGCTTCAAAGCTCTCGACACGCAGGAATGGAAGAACAACCTCAAAGCTCAG ATGGAGCAGGCCCACAGCGCAGGCGCCGCCAGAAGCACGGGTTCCTTGGAGCGGGCGTCCCTCTTCTGCGCCGCGGGAGCTCCTCCGTCCAAGGCTACCACCGGCCGCTTCTCACTCTTCTCGCCGCCGTGGAACGTCAGTTCCGAGTCGGACACCAACCCGCCGTCTCGCTCCGGGTCGCGGAAACTGCGCAACTACAGCCGGCGAGCGGCCACGGGTCCGGCCGGCTCCCCCGATCCGCCCGAAGGTGAGGGGGACGGTGGCAGCGGCGGCGTCCCGCGGCATTTCGAGCCAGTCATCTCCAAGGTGACGGACTACATCTACGTGGGCAACTTGAACGCGGCGTACAACGGGCGGGCGCTGTGCCGCAACAACATCGACAGCATCATCGACATGAGCGGAGCCCCGGGTCAGGCGGCGCCGGCCctcagcctcatcccctgcacCTGCTCGCGCGGCGCCCGCCACAGCTGGTCCCGCCTCAAGGTGGACATCGGCGACGTCAAGCAGCGCTGCTTCGAGGACATCAACGAGTGCATCCACGCCTCGGCCGGCAAGCGCAAGCGGGTTCTGGTCCACTGCGGGGACGGCTTCTCCCTGGCGCCCACCTGCGTCATCCAGTACCTGATGCTCAAGCGCAACATGAGGCTCATGGCCGCCTACGAGCTGCTCCGGGCCAAATATCCCGTCAACATCCGCGAATGTCACCGCAACCTGCTGGTGAGCCTGGAGAGGACGCTCAGGCCCGGCGACGTGGATCCGGAGAGCTTCAAGCAGGCCATCTCCAGGAAGGTGGCCTGGACCTGA
- the syt8 gene encoding synaptotagmin VIII isoform X1 has translation MLSSFKNTSVTDVIDGIIDNIPLPDWAVYALAAAGAVLLLLAVCCVCACCCRGRRKKRRQKPTLKLQPQSQHISSEPVQAGAGGRSSGAPEQARGKLLYSLEFDAALSKLKVGVKEARNLKAMDLGGTSDPYVKVYLLPDKTVTCETKVMKSTLNATFNETFSFQISKATLVESTAVLQVFDFDRFSKNDIIGELRLKLGQVDWTHIIEEWRDLQEPADMEEENLGEICFSLRYVPTSSKLTVVILEARNLKSTDLDGRSGAAGSGQAQVEEEEDVGQEEDAQPVLQRGLLLQSHHGANSARHLSDLGVGPRPHDAQRPGGQDLPGLRRGGQPAEALGRHAGLPAPARGAVALAAVGAAGQRHPRPQEEDPLRQQPACPSRSTGVSCRSNQAELLSPHRLCAASSLLRASDTNDLHAVTSMTYRGRSLWTNLNTFSCLNGPQMLQGKRRLELQMKLDSLLLLFLG, from the exons ATGTTATCTAGCTTCAAGAACACCTCAGTCACTGATGTGATCGACGGGATCATCGACAATATCCCGT TGCCCGATTGGGCCGTCTACGCCTTGGCGGCGGCGGGCGCCGTCCTGCTCTTGCTTGCGGTGtgttgcgtgtgcgcgtgctgcTGCAGAGGCCGACGGAAGAAACGACGGCAGAAGCCGACGCTCAAGCTCCAGCCGCAGAGCCAACACATTAGCAGCGAGCCG GTTCAAGCGGGCGCGGGCGGCCGCAGCTCTGGCGCCCCCGAGCAAGCACGAGGGAAGCTGCTCTACTCGCTGGAGTTTGACGCCGCGCTCTCCAAG CTAAAGGTGGGCGTGAAGGAAGCCCGTAACCTGAAGGCCATGGACCTGGGAGGAACTTCGGACCCCTACGTCAAGGTCTACCTTCTCCCCGACAAGACCGTGACCTGCGAGACCAAAGTCATGAAGAGCACGCTCAACGCCACCTTCAACGAGACCTTCAGCTTCCAG ATCTCCAAGGCGACTTTGGTCGAGTCGACCGCTGTGCTTCAGGTTTTTGATTTCGACCGCTTCTCCAAAAACGACATCATTGGAGAACTGCGCTTAAAACTTGGACAAGTGGACTGGACCCACATCATAGAAGAGTGGAGGGACCTCCAAGAACCTGCCGACATGGAG GAGGAGAACCTTGGTGAGATCTGCTTCTCTTTGCGTTACGTTCCCACATCCAGCAAACTGACCGTGGTCATCTTGGAGGCCAGAAACCTCAAGAGCACCGACCTGGACGGAAGATCAG GTGCAGCTGGCTCTGGACAAGCGcaagtggaagaagaagaagacgtcgGTCAAGAAGAAGACGCTCAACCCGTACTACAACGAGGCCTTCTCCTTCAAAGTCACCATGGCGCAAATTcag CGCGTCACCTTAGTGATCTCGGTGTGGGACCACGACCCCATGACGCCCAACGACCCGGTGGGCAAGATCTTCCTGGGCTGCGACGCGGCGGGCAACCAGCTGAGGCACTGGGGCGACATGCTGGCCTACCCGCGCCGGCCCGCGGCGCAGTGGCACTTGCTGCTGTCGGAGCAGCAGGTCAACGCCACCCTCGGCCTCAAGAAGAAGATCCCCTTCGTCAACAACCTGCCTGCCCTTCTCGCTCAACAGGAG TGAGCTGTAGGAGCAATCAAGCTGAGCTGCTGAGTCCTCATCGTCTTTGTGCTGCTTCAAGTCTCCTGAGAGCAAGCGATACTAATGATCTGCATGCAGTGACGTCTATGACCTACAGGGGGCGCAGTTTGTGGACCAACTTGAACactttttcttgcttaaatgGTCCCCAAATGCTCCAAGGAAAAAGACGCTTGGAACTGCAAATGAAGCTGGACTCACTCTTGCTactttttcttggatga
- the syt8 gene encoding synaptotagmin VIII isoform X2, with product MLSSFKNTSVTDVIDGIIDNIPLPDWAVYALAAAGAVLLLLAVCCVCACCCRGRRKKRRQKPTLKLQPQSQHISSEPVQAGAGGRSSGAPEQARGKLLYSLEFDAALSKLKVGVKEARNLKAMDLGGTSDPYVKVYLLPDKTVTCETKVMKSTLNATFNETFSFQISKATLVESTAVLQVFDFDRFSKNDIIGELRLKLGQVDWTHIIEEWRDLQEPADMEEENLGEICFSLRYVPTSSKLTVVILEARNLKSTDLDGRSDPYVKVQLALDKRKWKKKKTSVKKKTLNPYYNEAFSFKVTMAQIQRVTLVISVWDHDPMTPNDPVGKIFLGCDAAGNQLRHWGDMLAYPRRPAAQWHLLLSEQQVNATLGLKKKIPFVNNLPALLAQQE from the exons ATGTTATCTAGCTTCAAGAACACCTCAGTCACTGATGTGATCGACGGGATCATCGACAATATCCCGT TGCCCGATTGGGCCGTCTACGCCTTGGCGGCGGCGGGCGCCGTCCTGCTCTTGCTTGCGGTGtgttgcgtgtgcgcgtgctgcTGCAGAGGCCGACGGAAGAAACGACGGCAGAAGCCGACGCTCAAGCTCCAGCCGCAGAGCCAACACATTAGCAGCGAGCCG GTTCAAGCGGGCGCGGGCGGCCGCAGCTCTGGCGCCCCCGAGCAAGCACGAGGGAAGCTGCTCTACTCGCTGGAGTTTGACGCCGCGCTCTCCAAG CTAAAGGTGGGCGTGAAGGAAGCCCGTAACCTGAAGGCCATGGACCTGGGAGGAACTTCGGACCCCTACGTCAAGGTCTACCTTCTCCCCGACAAGACCGTGACCTGCGAGACCAAAGTCATGAAGAGCACGCTCAACGCCACCTTCAACGAGACCTTCAGCTTCCAG ATCTCCAAGGCGACTTTGGTCGAGTCGACCGCTGTGCTTCAGGTTTTTGATTTCGACCGCTTCTCCAAAAACGACATCATTGGAGAACTGCGCTTAAAACTTGGACAAGTGGACTGGACCCACATCATAGAAGAGTGGAGGGACCTCCAAGAACCTGCCGACATGGAG GAGGAGAACCTTGGTGAGATCTGCTTCTCTTTGCGTTACGTTCCCACATCCAGCAAACTGACCGTGGTCATCTTGGAGGCCAGAAACCTCAAGAGCACCGACCTGGACGGAAGATCAG ATCCGTACGTGAAGGTGCAGCTGGCTCTGGACAAGCGcaagtggaagaagaagaagacgtcgGTCAAGAAGAAGACGCTCAACCCGTACTACAACGAGGCCTTCTCCTTCAAAGTCACCATGGCGCAAATTcag CGCGTCACCTTAGTGATCTCGGTGTGGGACCACGACCCCATGACGCCCAACGACCCGGTGGGCAAGATCTTCCTGGGCTGCGACGCGGCGGGCAACCAGCTGAGGCACTGGGGCGACATGCTGGCCTACCCGCGCCGGCCCGCGGCGCAGTGGCACTTGCTGCTGTCGGAGCAGCAGGTCAACGCCACCCTCGGCCTCAAGAAGAAGATCCCCTTCGTCAACAACCTGCCTGCCCTTCTCGCTCAACAGGAG TGA
- the dldh gene encoding dihydrolipoyl dehydrogenase, mitochondrial: MHTWTQLYRALATRSHQLPCKRHGAAVLSVRTYTDNAAIDADVTVVGSGPGGYVAAIKAAQLGFKTVCVEKNATLGGTCLNVGCIPSKALLNNSYLYHLAHGKDFESRGIEISGLSLNLEKMMAQKSGAVKALTGGIAHLFKQNKVTHVNGFGKVTGKNQVTAVTADGGQQVINTKNILIATGSEVTPFPGIQIDEETVVSSTGALSLKKVPEELIVIGAGVIGVELGSVWQRLGAKVTAVEFLGHVGGMGIDMEISKNFQRILQKQGLKFKLGTKVLGATRRPDGKMDVAVEAAAGGKNETLTCDVLLVCIGRRPFTRDLGLEAAGIQLDNRGRIPVNGRFQTSVPSIYAIGDVVAGPMLAHKAEDEGIICVEGMAGGAVHIDYNCVPSVIYTHPELAWVGKTEEQLKEENVPYKVGKFPFAANSRAKTNADTDGLVKILSHKETDRMLGAHILGTGAGEMINEATLAMEYGASCEDVARVCHAHPTVSEAFREANLAASFGKAINF, from the exons ATGCACACTTGGACGCAGTTATATCGAGCTCTTGCCACG CGAAGTCACCAGCTTCCGTGCAAGCGCCACGGAGCGGCGGTGTTGTCAGTCCGAACGTACACCGACAATGCAGCCA TCGATGCAGACGTCACAGTGGTGGGTTCGGGTCCGGGCGGCTACGTCGCCGCCATCAAAGCAGCGCAGCTGGGCTTCAAG ACAGTCTGTGTGGAGAAGAACGCCACGCTGGGCGGCACCTGCTTGAACGTGGGCTGCATCCCCTCCAAA GCTCTTCTCAACAACTCGTACTTGTATCACCTGGCTCACGGCAAAGACTTTGAGAGCAGGGGCATCGAAA TTTCCGGCCTCTCGCTGAACCTGGAGAAGATGATGGCGCAGAAAAGCGGGGCGGTCAAAGCGCTCACCGGGGGCATCGCGCACCTCTTCAAACAGAACAAA GTGACCCACGTCAACGGCTTCGGCAAGGTGACGGGAAAGAACCAGGTGACGGCCGTGACGGCCGACGGCGGCCAGCAAGTCATCAACACCAAGAACATCCTCATCGCCACCGGCTCAGAGGTCACGCCTTTCCCGGGAATTCAG ATCGACGAGGAGACGGTGGTGTCGTCGACGGGCGCGCTGTCCCTGAAGAAAGTTCCAGAGGAGCTGATCGTGATCGGGGCCGGCGTCATCGGAGTGGAGCTg GGCTCCGTGTGGCAGCGCCTGGGAGCCAAGGTGACGGCGGTGGAGTTCCTGGGCCACGTGGGCGGCATGGGCATCGACATGGAGATCTCCAAGAACTTCCAGCGCATCTTGCAGAAGCAGGGACTCAAGTTCAAGCTGGGCACTAAAGTCCTGGGCGCCACCCGGAGGCCGGATGGAAAAATGGATGTGGC CGTGGAGGCGGCAGCCGGCGGCAAAAACGAGACGCTGACGTGCGACGTGCTGTTGGTGTGCATCGGCCGGCGACCCTTCACGCGGGACCTGGGCCTGGAAGCCGCGGGCATCCAGCTGGACAACCGCGGCCGCATCCCCGTCAACGGCCGCTTCCAGACCAGCGTGCCCAG CATCTACGCCATCGGCGACGTGGTGGCGGGGCCCATGTTGGCGCACAAGGCGGAAGACGAGGGCATCATCTGCGTGGAGGGCATGGCGGGCGGCGCCGTGCACATCGACTACAACTGCGTGCCCTCGGTCATCTACACGCACCCCGAGTTGGCCTGGGTGGGCAAGACGGAGGAGCAGCTCAAGGAAgag AACGTCCCCTACAAAGTGGGCAAGTTCCCGTTCGCCGCCAACAGCCGCGCCAAAACCAACGCCGACACGGACGGCCTGGTCAAGATCCTCAGCCACAAAGAGACGGACAGGATGCTGGGCGCTCACATCCTGGGAACC GGGGCGGGAGAGATGATCAACGAGGCAACCCTCGCCATGGAGTACGGCGCGTCGTGCGAGGACGTGGCCAGAGTCTGCCACGCCCACCCG ACGGTGTCCGAGGCGTTCCGAGAAGCCAACCTGGCCGCCTCCTTCGGCAAGGCCATCAACTTCTGA